The genomic segment CGAGCGCCCGTTCTCGCCGCGCTTGGCGCGGAACCGACGCACGTAGCGGTACTCGATCAGCGTGTTCACGTTGCGGTCGGCAACGAAGTGCACGTTGCCGCCATGGCCGCCGTCACCCCCGTCAGGACCACCCTCGGGCTCATACTTCTCGCGCCGGAACGAGGCGATCCCATTGCCGCCGTCGCCGGCGGCGATCGAGATCCTGGCCTCGTCAATGAACTTCATGGCTGTCGTCCTGCCCAGGTTCGGGAGTGCAAACAAAAAGCCCTACCGGAGATGATAGGGCTTGGGCCTGATCGGGCTGGCATGCTACGGCCAACTTGCGCTGCTTCAGTCGGCGGCAAGCGGAACGATGCTGACCGTGCGCCGGGCAAGCGCTCCCTTGATGGCGAACTGTACATGACCGTCCACCAGGGCGAACAGCGTGTGGTCCTTGCCGATGCCCATGTTCTCGCCCGGATGGTAGGCGGTGCCACGCTGGCGAACGATGATGTTGCCGGCGCGAACGAGTTGTCCGCCATAGCGCTTGACGCCAAGGCGTTTCGCTTCCGAGTCGCGGCCATTGCGTACGCTGCCGCCGGCTTTCTTGTGTGCCATGGATCAGACTCCTTTCGTGTCAGGCTGCAGTGGCCATCGCGACGCCGGGGGCGATGGCATCAACGCGAATCTCGGTGTAGTTCTGGCGGTGCCCTTGGTGCTTTTGTGAGTGCTTGCGCCGACGCATCTTGAAGATGCGGATCTTGTCGTGACGGCCGTGAGACAGCACAGTTGCCCTGACTGCTGCCCCGGCGACCAGCGGCGTGCCGATTTGCACCGACTCGCCGTCACCGAGCATGAGAACCTGATCAAGGCTAACTTCTGCGCCAACTTCTGCCGGTATCTGTTCTATTTTCAATTTCTCGCCGCTGACAACACGATATTGCTTGCCACCGGTTCTTATCACCGCGTACATGTTGGACTCCAGGTTGACTAAAACTGAACGATGTGCAGCAAAGAACCGCGCATTGTACCTTCTTTTCGGCTCCAGTCAAAGCCTTTTCGGGGGCGCGACCTCGGCTTGCTTGACGCACGGGAGGGCGACGCCTAAGATCCCCAAGTTTCGTGCCAGGGTGCCGTGTGGTGAGAATGGAGCAGCTGTACAGGCTGATCGGGTCGGACATGACCGCTGTCGATGCGGTGATCCGTCAACGCCTGCATTCGGAAGTCGCGCTGGTGCGGCAGGTAGCCGAGTACATCGTGCATAGCGGAGGCAAGAGGCTGCGGCCGGCGTTGGTGCTGCTTGCGGCGGGGGCGCTCGATTATCGCGGCGCGCACCATCATCACCTGGCGGCGGTCATCGAGTTCATTCACACGGCGACGCTCCTGCACGATGATGTGGTGGACGCCTCCAACCTGCGGCGTGGCCACCAGACTGCCAACGCACTGTTCGGCAATTCGGCCAGCGTGCTGGTGGGGGACTTCCTTTATTCGCGTGCCTTTCAGATGATGGTCGCGGTGAACGACATGCGCATCATGCAGGTGTTGTCTGATGCGACGAACGTCATCGCCGAGGGCGAGGTCCTGCAGTTGATGAACTGCCACGATGCCGACGTCGATGAGGATGGCTATCTGCAGGTTATCCGCTACAAGACGGCCAAGCTGTTCGAGGCCGCCGCACAGGTTGGCGCCATCATCGGCGGCGCCGATACGGCTGTCGAGCGAGCCATGGCAGTCTATGGGATGCATCTTGGCACCGCTTTTCAGCTGATCGATGACGTACTGGACTATTCCGGCGCCGAACTGGAGACCGGCAAGCATCTGGGAGACGATCTCGCGGAGGGGAAGCCGACGTTGCCGTTGATCTTCGTTCTGCAGAATGGCACTCCCGAGCAGGCGGCGAGCGTGCGGCGAGCGATCGAGGACGGTGGCCGGGACAACCTGCCCGAGATCCTGGCGGCGGTGCATGACACCGGCGCGCTCGAGTATGCGCGGCGCCGAGCGGCGGCTGAAGCCGATCTTGCTGCGCACGCCCTGGCAGCCGTTCCCGCTTCTCAGCACCGGGATTCCCTGTTAGAATTGTGCCTCTTCGCGGTTGCCAGGACTTACTAGCTCTGGTGTCGCTTCGGTCGGGGCGTAGCTCAGCCTGGTAGAGTACTGCGTTCGGGACGCAGGAGTCGGAGGTTCGAATCCTCTCGCCCCGACCAACCGTCGCCTTCAGCTTGGCGCTCTGGTGTCGCCCATTTCGTTGTCGGGTTCGCTCGCGGGTGCGGGCGGCGTTTGCCGCCGGGTCTGCGCAGCCCATTGCGGGTTGCCGGCCATCTGCTATGCTTCGACGCTCCGCAGGTCTCTTCGTGTCGCGATGACGAAATACCTTCTTCTGCTCGCTCTCGGGCTCCTCGCATGGTGGGCGTGGCGTGGTTGGCGCAAGTCCGCTGGGAGAGCTGCGCAGGGTGATCGCGAGGTCGAGCGAATGGTGCAGTGTGCTCACTGTGGCGTCAATCAGCCCATCAGCGAGAGCTTGCTGGCCAACGGCCGTTACTACTGCTGTGCCGCCCACCTGCGCGAATCTGGACACGGCGGCGACTGAGGAGCCGGTGTCGAGGACGGGCGGGCGTGATCCGGAGAGCTTCTCCGAGACGCGCTGGAGGTCGCTGCGATACTTCCAGCTCTATCGCTTCGTGGTTGCCGCGCTGCTGTTCTTTTCGGCACTGCTTTATCCTTCGGCCTTGCCCGTTCTCACCCTGAATCAGGGAGGGCTCCATGTCGGGCTGGCCGGCGGATACCTCTTCAGCACGATTCTCTCGGCTGTCGTCGCGTACGCTTGGCGGCAGCACGCGAGCAGCCAGATCACCGCCAGCGTGCTCCTCGATGTGCTGGTGATGACACTGCTGATTCACGTCGGCGGTGGCCTTGGCGGTGGCTTCGGATCGATGCTCCTGGTGACCCTTGCCGGTGCAGGCCTCGTCGGGCAGGGTCGACTGGTGATCTTCTATGCTGCGCTGGCGACCATCGCCGTACTCGTTGAGCAGTCGTATCGCGCGCTGCAGACGGAGCTCGAAGCGACAGCCTTCTTCCATGCCGGCGTCTTCAGCATCGCTTTCTTTGCCGTTGCCATCTCGGCGCGGTTGCTCGCCCGTCGGCTCCTCGCCAACGAGGAGCTTGCGCGTCGTCGGGGCATCGATCTGAAGAAGCAGACTCTGGTCAGCCAGAGAGTGATCGAGGAGATGCAGGAGGGGGTTCTGGTACTCGGCGATGACGCACGGGTTGCCCAATGCAACCCGCGCGCCAGGCACCTGCTGGCCGCCAGCGAGAGCGGCGAGCCGGTTCTGCGCGAGTGCTCGCCCGAACTGCTGCAGTCCTTCGCCGATTGGCGGCGGCAGCCTGATGGTGGCGCAGTGTTGGTACAGGTGCCAGCGAACGGAGTGCAGTTGCGCGTGCGGTTCGTTGGGACCACCGGTGGTGACAGCGATGTGCTGGTTTTTCTCGAGGACATGAGCCGCCTGCGTGAGCAGGCGCAGCAGATCAAGCTGGCAGCGCTTGGGCGCTTGACGGCGAGCATTGCGCACGAGATCCGCAATCCGCTGTCGGCAATCCGCCACGCCGGCGAGCTGATGCGGGAGGAGCGGCGCGGCGAACTGTACGAACGGCTGTTGCGCATCCTGCTCGACAATACCCAGCGCGTGGAACGTATCGTCAGCGATGTCCTGGAACTGGGCCGTCGCGATCGCGTGTATAGCGAGCTGATCGACCTGCGACAATTGCTGCCAGCATTCGCCGAAGAGTGGTCGACCAGGGAGCAGCTCGCCACCGATGTGATCCGGCTGGAGGTGTGCGGCGACGCACGTATCTGCTTTGATCGGTCTCATCTGCATCAGGTATTGTGGAACCTGCTCAGCAACGCGCTGCGGCATTCCCGCCGGGTGGCCGGCAGCGTCCGTCTGCTGGTTGGCGATGGTCGGGTGGCGGGGCAGGTGGAACTGCACGTGATCGACGATGGTGAGGGTGTGGCCGATGACTTGCGGGAACAGATCTTCGAGCCCTTCTTCACGACCCATCATCGCGGGACCGGTCTTGGCCTGTACATAGCGCGCGAGCTGTGCGAGGCGAACGAGGCACGTCTCGAACTGCTGGGACGTGGCAAGGGTGCAGATTTTCGTCTCCTGGGGAGGGCTCTGGGTTGTTGACTGGCAAGGTGCAACGTCGCCCACGCGGCGATCTGGCTCGTGTTCTGGTGGTCGATGATGAGGCGGACATCCGCGAACTCCTCGATCTTACCGTGGCACGAATGGGACTCTTGGCGGACTGCGCAGCGACGGTTGCCGAGGCACGAAAGTTCCTCGAACAGCAGCGCTACCAGCTGTGTCTGACGGACATGCGACTTCCGGACGGGGATGGGCTGGCGATCGTCAGGCTGATCGCCGAGAGCTACGGCGAAACGCCGGTGGCGGTGATCACGGCCTTCGGCACGACGCAGAATGCTGTCGCCGCGCTGAAAGCCGGGGCTTTCGACTACCTCGCCAAGCCGGTGGCGCTGGAGCAGTTGCGCAGCCTCATCAAGTCGGCGCTCAACCTGCCTCGGCGCAGCGGCGGGACGGGTGACGGGGAAGGCAGCGAAGCTGCGACACGACTCATCGGTACGTCGCCAGCCATCATTCATGTACGCGAGATGATCGACAAGCTTGCCCGCAGCCAGGCGCCAGTGTACATCTCCGGTGAGTCGGGCACTGGCAAGGAACTGGCTGCGCGACTGATTCACGATCAGAGCGCGCGCCGCAGCGCACCCTTTGTGCCCGTGAACTGCGGGGCGATTCCCGAAAACCTGATGGAGAGCGAGTTCTTCGGTTACCGTAAGGGGGCTTTCACCGGCGCAGACAGCGATCGCCCCGGGTTCTTCCAGGCCGCGCAGGGGGGGACGCTGTTTCTCGACGAGGTGGCCGACCTGCCTCTGGGAATGCAGGTCAAGCTCCTGCGTGCGATACAAGAGAAAAAGGTGCGCCAGGTTGGCAGCACAGTCGAGGAGCCGGTGGACCTGCGGATCATTTCGGCGACTCATCACCAGCTCAGGGATTGTGTCGATGCCGGATCCTTCCGCCAGGATCTTTACTATCGAGTCAACGTCATCGAACTCAGGATGCCGCCGCTGCGCGAGCGTCGCGAAGACATTGCATCACTGGCCGAATCCATGCTTGTCCGGCTCTGCGGACCGCAGCCACCGCGCCTCGACCCCGAGGCAGCGAGGATGCTGAACGACTACAGTTTCCCCGGCAACGTGCGCGAGCTCGAGAACATCCTGGAGCGTGCCACAGCGCTCTGCAGCGGCCAGACTGTAGTGGTCGACGATCTGCAGCTGGCGCCAGCGACCGCAGTTCGTGACAGTCTTGGTAGGGAGGGCGAGACTCTCGATGACTACATCAATCGCATCGAGAAACAGGCCATTCTCGAAGCCCTGACCAAGACCGAATTCAATCGAACGGCGGCAGCCCGTCTGCTGGGCGTCAGCTTTCGCTCACTGCGCTATCGCATCGAGCGCTTGGGAATCGAAGAATGAGTCGGCCCTGTCTGGCACCCGCGCCGGCAGTTGACGATGCGGGTTGGGTGGACGGTGCCTTGCGCATCAACTCGCCCAATTGCGATGAACGGCCGGACGGCGAGACGGTCTCGCTGATCGTCGTGCATGCGATCAGCCTGCCGCCGGCCTCCTTCGGCGGTGACGCGATCATTCGCCTGTTCACCAATCGGCTCGACGCCGCTGCCCATCCCTACTTCGCTGAGGTCGCCGGCATGCGGGTTTCGGCGCATTTCCTGATCAGGCGCGATGGCGAGTTGATCCAGTTGGTCTCGTGCCGCCAGCGCGCGTGGCACGCGGGGCTTTCTTCCTGGCAGGGCCGACCTCGCTGCAACGACTTCTCGCTCGGCATCGAACTGGAGGGCTGCGATGAAGCACCCTTCACCGAGGCGCAGTACGGCTGCCTGTTGGACCTGCTGGTGTGCCTGTGTTCACGTTTTCCAATCACTGCGGTGGTCGGTCACAGTGACATCGCTCCCGGGCGCAAGACCGACCCTGGGCCGTTTTTCGACTGGCGCCGTCTGGCGGCGTTCGGTAGTCTGCCGGGATTGCTGCGCTGACGCGGCTGCTGCCGTACGTACGCTGGCGGTGGATCGTCAGGCTGGGCCCAGAAAGCAGCGAATCCGGTCGACGGCTTCCGCCAGTCGCGTCACGTCGCTGGTGTAGGCAAAGCGCAGATGCCTCTCGGGCAGGTTGCTGCCGAAGTCGAGTCCGGGCGTTGCGGCAACTCCGACCGACTCGAGCAACTCGCTGGCGAAACGAGTACTGTCGTCGGTGAGTTGCGAGCAATCCGCATAGAGGTAGAATGCCCCCTCCGGCCTTGCCGGGAAGCGGAATCCCAGGGCTCCGAGCGCTGGTGCCAGGAAGTCCCGTCGCTTCCGGAATTCGTTGCGGTGCTCCTCGAGGATGGCGATGGTGTCCGGGCGGAAGGCCGCGAGGGCGGCGTACTGCGCGGCCGCGGACGGCGAGATGAAGAGATTCTGCGCCAGCTTCTCGATGTCGCGAAGGAAGCGTGGCGGCACGACGAGCCAGCCGAGACGCCAGCCCGTCATGTTGAAGTACTTCGAGAAACTCTGGACGACGAAGACGTCATCGTCGAACTCAAGGGCGCTCCTGGCATCGCGCCCGTAGGTCAGCCCGTGGTAGATTTCGTCGATGATCAGCTGTCCGCCCCTCTGGCGGACAAAGCGGGCGATGTCGGCCAATCTCTGGTCAGGGAGCAGGGTTCCCGTCGGATTGGCTGGCGATGCGAACAGGGCTCCGGCTGTCCGTTCACTCCAGAATCGGGCCAGGTCATCCACAGTCGGCTGGAAGTTGCTCTCGCCGCTCACCGGAATGCCGATTGGCCGGCCCTCGAAGCAGCGCACGAAATGCCGGTTGCAGGGGTAGCCAGGGTCGGTCAGGAGCCATTCGCTGCCCGGTTCGGTGAGACAGGCCATCGCCAGCAGCAGGCCGCCGGAAGCGCCGGCGGTGACGACGATGCGCGACGTCGGGACGTTGAGGCCGTAGCGCGTGGCGTAGAAGGCCGCAATTGCGGTACGCAGTTCGGGCAGACCGAGGGCGGCCGTATAGCGAACGCGACCGCCGGCGATGTACGCTTGCGCTGCCGCCACGATCGGTTGCGGCGTCGGGAAGTCAGGCTCGCCGACTTCCATGTGGATGATGTCGCGGCCTCCGGCTTCGAGTTCCTTGGCACGCGTCATCAACTCCATGACGTGGAAGGGTGCGATGTCGGCCAAGCGGCGCGCGGGAAGACTGGGCATGCTGGTCTGTTGCTCGTGGTGGGGATGAAGCCGTCAGTTTAGCCGTAAGCCAATCCGCACACA from the Accumulibacter sp. genome contains:
- the rpmA gene encoding 50S ribosomal protein L27, giving the protein MAHKKAGGSVRNGRDSEAKRLGVKRYGGQLVRAGNIIVRQRGTAYHPGENMGIGKDHTLFALVDGHVQFAIKGALARRTVSIVPLAAD
- the rplU gene encoding 50S ribosomal protein L21, whose amino-acid sequence is MYAVIRTGGKQYRVVSGEKLKIEQIPAEVGAEVSLDQVLMLGDGESVQIGTPLVAGAAVRATVLSHGRHDKIRIFKMRRRKHSQKHQGHRQNYTEIRVDAIAPGVAMATAA
- a CDS encoding polyprenyl synthetase family protein yields the protein MEQLYRLIGSDMTAVDAVIRQRLHSEVALVRQVAEYIVHSGGKRLRPALVLLAAGALDYRGAHHHHLAAVIEFIHTATLLHDDVVDASNLRRGHQTANALFGNSASVLVGDFLYSRAFQMMVAVNDMRIMQVLSDATNVIAEGEVLQLMNCHDADVDEDGYLQVIRYKTAKLFEAAAQVGAIIGGADTAVERAMAVYGMHLGTAFQLIDDVLDYSGAELETGKHLGDDLAEGKPTLPLIFVLQNGTPEQAASVRRAIEDGGRDNLPEILAAVHDTGALEYARRRAAAEADLAAHALAAVPASQHRDSLLELCLFAVARTY
- a CDS encoding PP0621 family protein codes for the protein MTKYLLLLALGLLAWWAWRGWRKSAGRAAQGDREVERMVQCAHCGVNQPISESLLANGRYYCCAAHLRESGHGGD
- a CDS encoding two-component system sensor histidine kinase NtrB, with the protein product MSRTGGRDPESFSETRWRSLRYFQLYRFVVAALLFFSALLYPSALPVLTLNQGGLHVGLAGGYLFSTILSAVVAYAWRQHASSQITASVLLDVLVMTLLIHVGGGLGGGFGSMLLVTLAGAGLVGQGRLVIFYAALATIAVLVEQSYRALQTELEATAFFHAGVFSIAFFAVAISARLLARRLLANEELARRRGIDLKKQTLVSQRVIEEMQEGVLVLGDDARVAQCNPRARHLLAASESGEPVLRECSPELLQSFADWRRQPDGGAVLVQVPANGVQLRVRFVGTTGGDSDVLVFLEDMSRLREQAQQIKLAALGRLTASIAHEIRNPLSAIRHAGELMREERRGELYERLLRILLDNTQRVERIVSDVLELGRRDRVYSELIDLRQLLPAFAEEWSTREQLATDVIRLEVCGDARICFDRSHLHQVLWNLLSNALRHSRRVAGSVRLLVGDGRVAGQVELHVIDDGEGVADDLREQIFEPFFTTHHRGTGLGLYIARELCEANEARLELLGRGKGADFRLLGRALGC
- a CDS encoding sigma-54-dependent transcriptional regulator, producing the protein MLTGKVQRRPRGDLARVLVVDDEADIRELLDLTVARMGLLADCAATVAEARKFLEQQRYQLCLTDMRLPDGDGLAIVRLIAESYGETPVAVITAFGTTQNAVAALKAGAFDYLAKPVALEQLRSLIKSALNLPRRSGGTGDGEGSEAATRLIGTSPAIIHVREMIDKLARSQAPVYISGESGTGKELAARLIHDQSARRSAPFVPVNCGAIPENLMESEFFGYRKGAFTGADSDRPGFFQAAQGGTLFLDEVADLPLGMQVKLLRAIQEKKVRQVGSTVEEPVDLRIISATHHQLRDCVDAGSFRQDLYYRVNVIELRMPPLRERREDIASLAESMLVRLCGPQPPRLDPEAARMLNDYSFPGNVRELENILERATALCSGQTVVVDDLQLAPATAVRDSLGREGETLDDYINRIEKQAILEALTKTEFNRTAAARLLGVSFRSLRYRIERLGIEE
- the ampD gene encoding 1,6-anhydro-N-acetylmuramyl-L-alanine amidase AmpD yields the protein MSRPCLAPAPAVDDAGWVDGALRINSPNCDERPDGETVSLIVVHAISLPPASFGGDAIIRLFTNRLDAAAHPYFAEVAGMRVSAHFLIRRDGELIQLVSCRQRAWHAGLSSWQGRPRCNDFSLGIELEGCDEAPFTEAQYGCLLDLLVCLCSRFPITAVVGHSDIAPGRKTDPGPFFDWRRLAAFGSLPGLLR
- a CDS encoding pyridoxal phosphate-dependent aminotransferase, giving the protein MPSLPARRLADIAPFHVMELMTRAKELEAGGRDIIHMEVGEPDFPTPQPIVAAAQAYIAGGRVRYTAALGLPELRTAIAAFYATRYGLNVPTSRIVVTAGASGGLLLAMACLTEPGSEWLLTDPGYPCNRHFVRCFEGRPIGIPVSGESNFQPTVDDLARFWSERTAGALFASPANPTGTLLPDQRLADIARFVRQRGGQLIIDEIYHGLTYGRDARSALEFDDDVFVVQSFSKYFNMTGWRLGWLVVPPRFLRDIEKLAQNLFISPSAAAQYAALAAFRPDTIAILEEHRNEFRKRRDFLAPALGALGFRFPARPEGAFYLYADCSQLTDDSTRFASELLESVGVAATPGLDFGSNLPERHLRFAYTSDVTRLAEAVDRIRCFLGPA